Proteins from a single region of Halanaerobiales bacterium:
- the rpoN gene encoding RNA polymerase factor sigma-54: protein MDLGLSLNLEQKQELVMTPQLQMAIELLQFSSQELQEYVDEELKDNPLLEKDTEDNKEKLDDRIENQYSSPSYSSTVNSRDDEYNYENFVSYQPNLLEYLENQLYQVLDDDEIEIGEYILGNLDQCGFLCESVTEISKNLDTSEDKVESVLERINYLEPIGVAAPNLQESLLIQLDSLDTNTEIANEIVEEYFQLLVDQNYKEIIKKVDRDKEKVMRAIKVIKTLNPRPAASFNEKHNTKYITPDIVIKNVNGEFVVVINEKASPVLRINPQYYKMMQKNRGDDTHDFLKKKFKSALWLIKSIEQRRITVFRIANAIVKKQKEFLKNGVKYIKPMTMQDIADEIEMHESTVSRAT, encoded by the coding sequence ATGGATTTAGGTTTATCTTTAAATTTAGAACAAAAACAGGAATTAGTTATGACCCCACAATTACAAATGGCTATTGAATTACTTCAGTTTTCAAGTCAGGAACTTCAGGAGTATGTTGATGAAGAATTGAAAGATAATCCATTACTTGAAAAAGATACTGAAGATAACAAAGAAAAATTAGATGATCGTATTGAAAATCAATATTCTTCTCCTTCCTACTCATCAACAGTTAACAGTAGAGATGATGAGTATAATTATGAAAATTTTGTTAGTTATCAACCTAATTTATTAGAATATCTAGAAAATCAATTATATCAAGTTTTGGATGATGATGAAATAGAGATAGGAGAATATATCTTAGGAAATCTTGATCAATGTGGTTTTCTCTGTGAATCAGTGACAGAAATAAGTAAAAATTTAGATACTTCTGAAGATAAAGTAGAAAGTGTATTGGAAAGAATTAATTATCTGGAACCTATTGGGGTAGCTGCTCCTAATCTCCAGGAATCTTTATTAATACAATTAGATAGTCTTGATACTAATACTGAAATAGCTAATGAAATTGTGGAAGAATATTTTCAATTATTAGTGGATCAAAATTATAAAGAAATTATAAAAAAAGTTGATAGAGATAAAGAAAAAGTGATGAGAGCAATTAAAGTTATAAAAACTCTCAATCCTCGTCCTGCTGCTTCATTTAATGAAAAACACAATACAAAATATATTACACCTGATATAGTGATAAAAAATGTAAATGGTGAATTTGTAGTAGTAATCAATGAAAAAGCAAGTCCGGTTTTAAGGATAAATCCTCAATATTATAAAATGATGCAAAAAAATCGTGGAGATGACACCCATGATTTCTTAAAAAAGAAATTCAAATCAGCTCTCTGGTTAATAAAAAGTATAGAACAGAGAAGAATTACTGTTTTTAGAATTGCCAATGCTATTGTTAAAAAACAAAAAGAATTTTTGAAAAATGGTGTAAAATATATTAAACCAATGACCATGCAGGATATAGCTGATGAAATTGAAATGCATGAATCTACAGTAAGTAGAGCAAC
- a CDS encoding YvcK family protein, which produces MKYLKLLYPGLGIKRWLFLALFGMILISFGIMLFFYEGIIKYFVILKINTGFFVLIIGIFSLLLGMIIVYYSIKKLISEISVSERLTNGEIVDTLLEKKLLEKGPKVTVVGGGTGLSNLLRGLKKNSSNLSAIVTVADDGGSSGRLRDELGILPPGDIRNCLVALAERESLMEQLFRYRFSREGHLVGHSFGNLFIASMTEVLGDFEDAIKESSKVLAIRGQVIPASNENIKLGARYLDDTIKVGESIIPKPSKKIDEVFLKPEDCQATEDAIKAIRNAEILVIGPGSLYTSILPNLLVNGIASELKKSDAVKIYVCNVMTQPGETDDYNASDHVEAIENHVGKGVFDYVIVNQEKGGEKLEKRYKEEGAFAVKVDNKLKGRGDIKVVSDNLLAEDGYIRHDPDSLANLIYEIAEKSL; this is translated from the coding sequence GTGAAATATTTAAAATTATTATATCCAGGACTTGGAATCAAAAGATGGCTATTTTTAGCTCTTTTTGGAATGATTTTGATCAGTTTTGGGATAATGTTGTTTTTTTATGAAGGTATAATAAAATATTTTGTAATTTTAAAAATTAATACAGGTTTTTTTGTTCTAATAATAGGAATTTTTTCTTTACTCTTAGGAATGATTATAGTCTATTATTCTATAAAAAAATTGATTTCTGAAATATCTGTTTCAGAAAGATTAACCAATGGAGAAATAGTTGATACTCTTTTAGAAAAGAAATTATTAGAAAAAGGACCAAAAGTTACTGTCGTAGGTGGTGGAACCGGACTTTCTAATCTGCTCAGAGGTTTGAAAAAAAATAGCAGCAATCTTTCGGCAATTGTTACAGTTGCTGATGATGGAGGAAGTTCTGGTAGACTAAGAGATGAATTAGGTATTTTACCACCTGGAGATATAAGAAATTGTTTGGTGGCTCTGGCTGAAAGAGAATCATTAATGGAGCAGTTATTTAGATATCGTTTTTCCCGGGAAGGACATCTAGTTGGTCATAGTTTTGGAAATCTTTTTATAGCTTCAATGACAGAAGTTTTAGGAGATTTTGAAGATGCTATTAAAGAATCAAGTAAAGTACTGGCAATTAGAGGACAGGTAATTCCAGCTTCTAATGAAAATATCAAACTTGGAGCTCGTTATCTTGATGATACAATAAAGGTTGGCGAATCAATAATTCCCAAACCTTCCAAAAAAATAGATGAAGTTTTTTTAAAACCTGAGGATTGTCAGGCAACTGAAGATGCTATTAAAGCAATTAGAAATGCTGAAATTTTGGTTATAGGTCCAGGTAGTCTTTATACAAGTATTTTACCTAATCTGTTGGTAAATGGAATTGCTTCTGAACTTAAAAAAAGTGATGCTGTAAAAATTTATGTTTGTAATGTGATGACTCAACCAGGTGAAACTGATGATTATAATGCTTCAGACCATGTGGAAGCAATTGAAAATCATGTAGGTAAAGGGGTATTTGATTATGTAATAGTTAATCAGGAAAAAGGTGGAGAAAAATTAGAAAAAAGATATAAAGAAGAAGGTGCATTTGCTGTTAAAGTTGATAATAAATTAAAAGGTAGAGGTGACATTAAAGTAGTAAGTGATAATCTTCTTGCTGAAGATGGCTATATTCGACATGATCCAGACAGTCTTGCAAACCTTATTTATGAAATAGCTGAAAAAAGCTTATAA
- the rapZ gene encoding RNase adapter RapZ has protein sequence MDFLLITGMSGAGKSLALNFFEDRGYFCVDNLPPALITKFAKLCLHSEMNKIAVVSDIRGREFFEALYSQLANLEEMNIDYEILYLEASNETLIRRYKETRRKHPLDKEGRMIEAIKKERKLMEEFRGKSTNIIDTSRLSVKDFNNELESIYSLDEGGEQKISISVVSFGFKYGMPKDSDLVFDVRFLPNPHYVNHLKNKTGKEKEVQDYILKWPVASNFYDKLFDFIEFLIPEYIKEGKSHLSIAVGCTGGQHRSVFTALKLGEFIENKGYRAVIKHRDIDKKRDKSSQLIEE, from the coding sequence TGCCCTTAATTTTTTTGAAGATAGAGGTTATTTTTGTGTAGATAATCTTCCTCCTGCTTTAATAACAAAGTTTGCTAAATTGTGTCTTCATTCTGAAATGAATAAAATAGCAGTGGTTAGTGATATTAGAGGACGGGAATTTTTTGAAGCTCTTTATAGTCAATTAGCCAATCTGGAAGAAATGAATATAGATTATGAAATACTTTATTTAGAAGCGTCAAATGAAACTTTAATAAGACGTTATAAAGAAACAAGAAGGAAACATCCATTAGATAAAGAAGGAAGAATGATAGAAGCTATTAAAAAAGAAAGAAAATTAATGGAAGAATTTAGAGGTAAATCAACTAATATAATAGATACTTCTCGTTTAAGTGTAAAAGATTTTAATAATGAACTGGAATCTATTTATTCTCTTGATGAAGGTGGAGAACAAAAGATATCTATTTCAGTTGTTTCTTTTGGTTTTAAATATGGAATGCCCAAAGATTCTGATCTGGTTTTTGATGTAAGATTTTTACCAAACCCTCATTATGTTAATCATCTCAAAAATAAAACTGGTAAAGAAAAAGAAGTTCAGGATTATATTTTAAAATGGCCAGTAGCCAGTAATTTTTATGATAAATTATTTGATTTTATAGAATTTTTAATACCTGAGTATATAAAAGAAGGAAAAAGTCATTTGTCGATTGCTGTTGGCTGTACTGGAGGCCAACACCGTTCAGTATTTACAGCTTTAAAACTGGGAGAATTTATTGAAAACAAAGGTTATAGAGCAGTTATTAAACACAGAGATATCGACAAAAAGAGAGATAAAAGCTCTCAATTAATAGAAGAATGA